In the genome of Streptomyces sp. Tu 3180, the window CCGAGGCCGGTGAGGGGGCGTACGTACAGGGGGTAGAGGTACAGCTCCTCGGGCCGCCAGGCGAGGGCCGCGTCCAGGGAGCGCAGCCAGCTCCGTTCCGTCTGGCCGTCGATGCCGTAGATCAGGTCGATGTTGAGGACGGGGATCCGGGCGTCGCGGACGCGGCCGAGGGCCGCCTCGACGTCGGCGCGGCGCTGGGGCCGTACGGCGGCGCGGGCCTCGCCGTCGTCGAAGCTCTGCACGCCGAGGCTGAGGCGGGTGGTGCCGCGCGCGGCCAGGACCTCCAGCCGGTCGGCGGTGGCGGTGGCGGGCGAGGCCTCCACCGACAGCGGGACCGCGCGCAGGTCGGCGCCCATCCGGTGCTCGGCGATGGTGCACAGCCGCTCCAGTTCGGCGGCGGTGAGGAAGGTGGGGGTGCCGCCGCCGAAGGCCGCCGTGGCGAACCGCACCGGCTCCCGCTCCCCCAGTGCTTCGCGCACGGCGGCCGCCTGCCGGTCCAGGGCGTCCAGGTAGGCACCGGTCAGGCCGTCCGGGGCACCGATGCGGGTGAACAGGTTGCAGAAGCCGCAGCGGATCTCGCAGAACGGGACGTGCAGGTAGAGGGAGAGGGCGTCCTTGGGCTCGGCGGCCCAGAGGGTGCTCAGGCGGGGCCGGTCGGGGAGCGCGCGGTAGGCGGTCTTGTGCGGGTAGGCGTAGACGTAGCTCTGGTACGGGCTCGCCGCGCCGTCGGCGCCGGACCGGGGGCGGGTGGCGGTGGTCATCGGGCCGCTCCGGCGGGGGTGCGGTCGAGGAAGAAGTGGGCGTAGGGCACGGTCCACACGGACGCGTGGCCGATGCGGTGACCGGTGTAGCCGTCGTCCCCGTAGGCGGTGCCGTGGTCGGAGCAGACGATGGCGAAACAGCGGCGCCGGCTGCTCGCGGCGGCGAACAGCCGGCCGATGTGCCGGTCGACGTACTCCAGGGCGGCGGCGTGCGTCTCCCGGGTGTCGCCGTCCTCGCGGGTCGCGCCGGGCCGGTGGAACCAGTTGGGCTGGTGCAGGGCGGCGACGTTGACGAAGAGGAACAGGCGCTGTTCGTGGGGCAGTTCGCGTACGACGTGTTCCGCACGGGCCACCTGCGCCTCGAACGAGGTGGGCGAGGCGACGCCGAACTCCGGTTCCCAGTGGGATTCCTGGAAGAGCCCGGGCAGGACCGAGCCGAGCGGGCCCTGCTTGTTGAAGAAGCCGACCCCGCCGACGCACACCGTGCGGTAGCCCTCCTTCGCGAGGCCGGAGACCAGGTCCGGGGTGTCGTGGACGAAGGTCCCCCCGGCCGTGGTCTCGCTGCCGGCGAAGCGGGCGGCGAACAGGCGCGGATGCGGGCCGGGCGTGACGGGGGTCGGCAGGAAGCCGGCGAAGATCGCCTGGTGCGAGGCGTAGGTGAAGCTGCCCGGGGCGTGCCGCTTCTCCCAGCGCCCGCCGGGCAGGTGGCGGGCCAGGTTCGGGATGCGGCCGGCGGCGGCGAGTTCGGCGGCGACGTCGTGACGCAGCGTGTCGAGGGTGACGAG includes:
- a CDS encoding STM4012 family radical SAM protein, with the translated sequence MTTATRPRSGADGAASPYQSYVYAYPHKTAYRALPDRPRLSTLWAAEPKDALSLYLHVPFCEIRCGFCNLFTRIGAPDGLTGAYLDALDRQAAAVREALGEREPVRFATAAFGGGTPTFLTAAELERLCTIAEHRMGADLRAVPLSVEASPATATADRLEVLAARGTTRLSLGVQSFDDGEARAAVRPQRRADVEAALGRVRDARIPVLNIDLIYGIDGQTERSWLRSLDAALAWRPEELYLYPLYVRPLTGLGRRAGETDPAWDDQRLRLYRLGRDHLLAHGYRQQSMRMFRRADAPPQGADDYACQTDGMIGLGCGARSYTAALHYSFDYAVGMHEIRGIVDDYVSRPAADFARAEYGRRIDTDEARRRHLLQSLLQAEGLDVADYRARFGGRTPADDFPAELSRFAGRGWLEDDGPRAARLRLTPEGLAHSDAVGPELFSPAVRAAMAAYERK
- a CDS encoding STM4013/SEN3800 family hydrolase, which produces MNEIVGSHDILLVTLDTLRHDVAAELAAAGRIPNLARHLPGGRWEKRHAPGSFTYASHQAIFAGFLPTPVTPGPHPRLFAARFAGSETTAGGTFVHDTPDLVSGLAKEGYRTVCVGGVGFFNKQGPLGSVLPGLFQESHWEPEFGVASPTSFEAQVARAEHVVRELPHEQRLFLFVNVAALHQPNWFHRPGATREDGDTRETHAAALEYVDRHIGRLFAAASSRRRCFAIVCSDHGTAYGDDGYTGHRIGHASVWTVPYAHFFLDRTPAGAAR